CCGgcgttcctttttttttcccttcctttctccctccctctctccttCCTTGAAAACCTCCCCTTCTTTTAAAAACCCTGTTCAATAACCACTGCTGATCAAGAAGCCTTACCATAACCACTGTTGCCCCTTCCATCACATGGCCAGAAGTTAACAAATGCAAAATTGGAGCATGCCATATCTTCACATAGCCAGATGTTGGTGGGGATAAGTCATGGAGTTCAGCAAACTGGTTCTCTCCCAAGAAATTAGGCAGAGGGGAAGGGGTGGCGGGGCAGAGGGGGAATGGGCAGCTTGCTTCCACTGGTGGCGGGCGGGGCTGATTCACTGAGCCTATCCGCCCGCAATCCGTATGGGACGTCTTCCTCTGAGCTGGTGAGGGAAGGAGGAAGGGGCAGCGGGGGTGGCGGGGAAGGGGTGGTGGGCCAGAGGGGGAAGGGGCAGTGGGAAAGGGGTGGCGGGGTAGCGGGAGAAGGGGCAGAGAGGGAAGGGGTGGGCGGGGCAGAGGGGGTGGCGGGCAGCGGGGGAAGGGGCACAGGGGATGGGGAAGGGGCAGGGCAGAGGGGTGGCGGGACAGCGAGGGAAGGGCTGGCGGGGGGAGGAGAAGGGGCAGAGAAGGTGGCGGGGGGAGGTGGTGGCGTGGCAGCGGGGAGAGGGGGCTGGCGGGGGAAATGCAGAGGAGAGGAGAAGGGGAAAGGGAGGAGAGAGGGTGGCGGGAGgggaaaggaagaagaagaagaagaagaagaaagagaggaaagaaaagaaaaaggaaaaaaagaaaaagaaagagaaagaaaaaaaagaaaaggaaaaaaaaaaattcaccttacaaaattttttatcttacaaaaaacttctacaaaaaaatttttcaccttacaaaaacttctataaaattttttcaaaaacttctacagtgcactacagtaaagttttagacaaactcccaaaaaactcaggttccaaacaggccccaCAATACCCAAAAAAATAGCTGAATTTTTTTGATGCAACCATCCAAAAACCTACCAAGAAACAGCTGGCAAAACAATCAAATGGATCAAAAACAGCCACATAaacccattttcttttttatcccAACCATTCATCTTAGATTTTAGGGTTTTGTCCCTTATAAATAGAAAATAATGCAGCTTTTAGAGAGAGGAGATGGTTAGGAAAGTCGGCTAAGCATAAGGgagagaaaaaggagaaaaacaagagatttttttcttaaaaaaaaaaagaagaaaaacagcaaaacagGGCTGACAAACCAGCCATGTTCGTCTCGTTTTTGGACTTCATCCGAAGTCTATTGAGCGAGATCTTTGTTGTGCACTATCTACGATTGTAGGGGAGCAactttcattttgaaaatttcctgAAAAAATACCTCTAAATCCCTCGAATTCAAGCACAAAGTTGACAGTTCATTAGCACTTGAATTTCTGTAGCTAGGTCGAGTTTGCTTCGATTCATGAAGGTGGGTGTGTTTTCTTGCGATTTCCCATGTCTACTTGAGTTCAACATCATCCCTAGGTAACTATGGCATCCTTCCTTGGTTGATTTAATGTTTTGCATGTGATTTTAAACCATTACATGAGTTTCCATAGGTTTGAGTCTTAGATCTCATTCTTCTCATGATTTGCGGTGTTTCATGGATTTGTTTGATATTGAAATGAACTCATGAGACTGTGAAGAGCATGTTTATGTCAAAATCCGATCTTAAACCCCCTTAAAAATGACTTCCAACGAGATTCATGACCGAAATTTTTTCAGATCCCGACGGGCTGACCCGTCGAAATCTTCATCCTCTttctgcttttgtttttctcatttttctttgttttgtttgttgTGATTTGATCTTTCAAAACTAGTTGAGTTGAGGTTATTTATGTTTGTGGGCTAAGAAACGGGctaatgtttatttttttgcttAGATTTATGGTTGGGCTACGAAATTCAATCCCAATACTTTTGTTACGTTTAAGTTTGGTAGAATAAGTTGGGTCGGGATGTTTTCCTTAATGATACAATTTGGTTTAATTTTCTCGGGCCAAATGGCCCAACAAGGTTTTTGTATGCAATTTTGGCAAATTAGAAATGAAATTTGCAATTTGGCCCCTAATCTTTCAAATAATGTTATCGTAACcctaaattttgaatttatttcacTTAGTTCCTTAATTTAATTACATgttggtccctaaactttttttttacttgattttgacccttaattttttttaaaaaaattttaaccttGAAAACCttctaatttttgaaatttagtccctaatggtttttgttttcttaattacaattgtttatctttttttaattgttaatcaTGCTTCATTTAAATGCATCTAATTTGTAAATGTTAGggatttttatatttattcacattttttaaaaataataaggTGAATTTGCTATatgtttacattttcttttaaagtgttatcaattaaattggtgccttgatcaTTTTGTTGGTTTTGGAGTAAAGTAGGGTAAACTCTATCTCATTTAACCActatttcaagggaggtacccTCTATTATTCTTTAAACTCtttttatgtgctcctatgtgtttttTATGTGTGATTGTATGTTTtatgtatttttatttactcatttcatccattcttagattttatttattatttaatttgaatgtttatttgaatggcatttaaatgccaaattgtaatagatagatcgTACCCTCTTGTGCAAGAAATGCAATTAGATAGGCAATGTAACAGCTAATTTTTGTTGTTTGcaaaaaatgtaattagttaaataaatgtaatagatagatttatTATTGTCAAAACTCctattttagattgtagttatgACTCTCAAATGTAATggttagttttttatttgtttgcatgcttgtgtgcttatACGTTCTTTCGCTTGCTTAGGGTTTTTGTTTTTAGATATTATATTTTATGTGTATTGTGCTctatatgttttatttatttatttattttatttatactttatatgctttatttatttatttataatgaaTACATGACGTTACCAcattagtccaatgctagttgtgactTTTCTCCCGATTTCTctctagtccaacgctagcaaTAACTTATAGAAAATGAGTTAGTCCAATGTTAAATCCTTTAGACCGTTTACATGATAGATTCATACTTTATATGATATTTATTGtattttatgcatttttttcatttttagggtaTTTCGATTTACATGATATATCCTCTATATGAATCCCTTATCCCTGCATGCGCAAACCATGTtatttagacttgcatttcatgtAAGTAATTAGGGAataggttagttcatttgcttgcaTAAGTTAGAAGAATCACCCTTCGAATAAGGGAAATAGACGAGTATGATTTTTTTTAGCCTTAACATGCTCCTATTCATCTCtataagaagaaaaattgagtcacaaatTTTAGTTCCCTGTACCCATCATGTTTCATTCCATTTTCTTTGGTCACTTATACTTTTGTAAATAATTTAATgttctttttttcaaatttcatctttgCATATTCGTGATCTTTTCAAGAGATTATTTTGGACTATGCAATTAATACGATTGATACCAATTAGATCTTGAATGGACATTTTATCCCTTTCGATATCCTTTTTTAAGTTTAGGTTTGCATCTATATAGAAAGcatccaaacgtgataaatttaagggttagattaggaaaattttgactaaatcttGCAACTAGTTTAGAttagattgaaagggtgccttaacTTTGAATCAATCAAACCtttacctttcttttcttcaacCGTGATTCCCGaactcattttttattattttcaaagATCTGGTATTGTGAAAAagggatttatttttattttgttaaaaacatttttgggtgacttggtacacttGAATTTGATACCAAGTggcaatttttattttcttaaaaacccttttagactaagtTTTGAGCCCAAACCGTTGCATTTTTTAAGGTCCAtatctttattttctaaaataaaaaaaaaactcatttttcttacacttttccttttatttaaatTTGGGGCGCGACACTCAGCTCGCACttgaatgaaataaaattaacCATCTAAGATGTACCATTAAGTCAAATTTAGATGAGAAGGTAGAAAACTCAATTCATATCCTGGCTTGCAAGTTCAAGGAAAAATGTTTATTAACTagtatattgtaatatttttatTGTGTTAAAGGAAGCAGCTTCTTTAGAAAGAGATGGAAACAAAAGTAACAAAATTGACAAATAGGCAAATGTTTGTGTCATCTATGAATTGAAAAGAAGCAACCAGAAAAACGTTAAAGAAGACACAAAAGTGCATGCAAAGTCTTGAATTAAGTATGCCTTGCTAATACGTCTTTGTTAACATTTTCAGAAACTAATGATAGCTCACATATCTTACACGTGATTattattagaaaagaaaaaacttacATGTGATTATATTATTCAAAAATATAATATTCTTTTAGATATTAAAATTGTGGAATTCCGATTGTTAACAtcataatataaattgctatgtttctattttctttaaccaattatttttcaaaatattatttgaaagtACAATTATAGATCAAccttttcaaaacttttctttaCTGAACTGTTTAGATATTTTGTCACTTTAACCCTAAAACATCAAATATTGATAGTACTGCACTTATATATCAATACAATGTTTAAGGTAGAAGTGACAACCGAATGGAAAATTTAGCTTATATTCACTATTGAGGGCGCCTTTTCTTTTTATACTATTGTTTTGGTATCTGCATCAAATGTTTTTGTCTTTCCAAGGGATTTGAGTGAcctaaattttttcttttttttatgtcatttaatttgaaattttcaactttgtgATTAACTTCTTGTTGTCCtttatgtcattttataatttttatttagtgaatttttttccattctattttttttctattaatGATGGGTTATAAATGTTTCATAGTGCTAGTTCAATTAGAAGTATATTGCAGCCTTCATTTTTCTAATGGTTAACATGATTGATAGGGCAAATTACCATTAGTCCCCATGTGGTTTTATCTATTGCCACATAATCTcataatatttcaaaatatctaCTTTACTCCTATATGGTTTCATGTAAACTAgaaatttagaagaaaatagCCTTTATAACATCATTAATTGAAATATTAGTAGTGCCCTTACTTAAATGCTCGATCAAATGATGACTTAACCACTTTATACAAAATCATAAAGGGATTATGTAGATAAATGCCAAAAACACAGAAGGATAAAGTGgatatttatacaaatcataGGGGATTTAAATGGATAATAAGATTTGATCACACACACTTTTAGTGCACGTGTGATCTGATCGCGGTAATTAATtatgcattttattcattttacaTTTTACATAAAACCACAAAAGAATTAAGTGGTTATTTTGGAATCCTAGAGGAGTCATCTGTCGTTATGCAACCATAGGGGATTATATGTAATTTATCCTTGATTATGTCATTACTATTCAAATCCAATGCAATGTATGCAATTATTGTTTACAGGGAAATTTGAGCATCAACAAAACTAGAACCAAATTTTGCTTACGCTCTCAATCAAATAAAATTTGTGATACTTCTAAAGAGAGTATAGCTAGACAGACATATAGATAAAAGTTGGAGCCCACACTGTCTACTCATTCTTGTAATCGGTACGTAGGTACAACCTTTAAATGCTTTGCTCTTGAGAGTACTAAGCCAAAAGTCTCCGACATATCCAAATCAGTTGACTTTATATTATCTGCAGGTTCCCAATTGAAGCAATGCACCAACTGTGCCAGCACAAAACGAACAAGGAGGATCCCCAACTGCAAACCAGGGCAGCCTCTTCTGCCTGAGCCAAATGGTATGAGTTGAAAATCTTGCCCCCGAAGGTCTATATTGCTATCTTTGAATCTTTCAGGGATGAAGGTCTCAGGATCAGGCCAGACATTTGGGTCGTGTCCAATTGCGTATACGTTTATGATGATCCTTGATTTTTTCTGAATGTGGAAGTCATCAACTGTGCAATCTTCCATTGACTCATGGGGAAGCAATAGTGGGGCCACAGGATGAAGCCTCATGGTTTCTTTGATAACCATGTCCAAATATTCAAGGCCTTCAACGTCTGATTCCTCTACAGTCCTCTCCAATCCAACTTTGTCTTCCAACTCTTTCTGGAGTTTCCTCATTGCCTCAGGACGCCTGAGGAGTTCTGAGATCGCCCATTCAACAGCCGTGACTGAGGTGTCCATTGAGGCTACAAGCAAATCCTGTGCAGTTGAGGTAAGGAATTGGCGGAGTTAGGCATAATGTCAAGATCAAAATAGGTATCAAATTTGTCTTCATTTGTTGCAAGGATTGCAATTATTTGATTTGGCTATGAAACAACCCCTTTCTCAACAGATAAACAAATGAGAGCCTCAGAAAAGGACGCTGGTATTATTTTGAAGAAAGTAAGAACACAGAATTCCAGATCATGTTTTAAGGTGCAAAATTTTGTCAACTAACGACAGATTTAGTTATTTGAATTTGTTTAGTCCAGAAGTTATGACTAACcgaaaattttgtagaaaaaaacTAATAACAAATTCAACAAGCAATACAAAAATCTGGTGCTATGGGCTACGTATATGAACAATAAAGCAGCAAACCAGAAAAGGTATAAAACATACCAACAAGACGGCTTTGACATGACGACGGTCGAACTCAAACTCAGCTTCTCCAGATTGCATAATTCCCATCATGATGTCTACAACGTCCTTGGTTTGCTTGTGCTCCTGAGACTGTAGATGCTCATCaatgattttctcaaaaaaattatcaaacacCTTGGCAAGATCCTTAAACCGGCGAGTAAGTCCCTGAAGGTCAAGCACACCAAGCAGAGGAAAGTAGTCACCGAGGTTAGGCGTGGCCCCAAGACGAAGTGCTTCTCCAATGACATCTCTAAACCCCCTATCATCAAAATCCTTGTCCATATATTTCTTCCCAAATATCATCAAGCAACTCATATTTGCACCCAAGGAAGAAATTGCTGCAGTAAGGTCAACAGCAGCACCATCTGAGGCAGCCTGTTTGAGTGATTTAACCAATGTTCCAACCTCTTCTCTTCTCATTGGCAGAAATGAATTGATTTTGTGGCTACTGAGCAGCTGCAGAATGCAAAGCTTACGCATGTTTCGCCAATACGGTCCATATTGGGCAAAAGACAAGTTCCTTTGCTCATAACTAACGTACCAAGAAGATTCATGATAAGGCCTACTAGCAAAAACTTGATCGTAAGTCTTGAGAAACTTTTCAGCTGCTTCAGGGGATGAGACAATGATTGCTGGGACATAACCGAATCGCATGTACATTAAAGGGCCATGCTTTTTGGCTAGTTTTGCCAAATCTTGATGAGGATTCTTGCCTAACAGATGC
This sequence is a window from Coffea eugenioides isolate CCC68of chromosome 7, Ceug_1.0, whole genome shotgun sequence. Protein-coding genes within it:
- the LOC113778417 gene encoding cytochrome P450 CYP736A12-like encodes the protein MMSIHWLWTALALAAVWFFLQDLFLMKKRKRFPPGPKGLPIIGNLHLLGKNPHQDLAKLAKKHGPLMYMRFGYVPAIIVSSPEAAEKFLKTYDQVFASRPYHESSWYVSYEQRNLSFAQYGPYWRNMRKLCILQLLSSHKINSFLPMRREEVGTLVKSLKQAASDGAAVDLTAAISSLGANMSCLMIFGKKYMDKDFDDRGFRDVIGEALRLGATPNLGDYFPLLGVLDLQGLTRRFKDLAKVFDNFFEKIIDEHLQSQEHKQTKDVVDIMMGIMQSGEAEFEFDRRHVKAVLLDLLVASMDTSVTAVEWAISELLRRPEAMRKLQKELEDKVGLERTVEESDVEGLEYLDMVIKETMRLHPVAPLLLPHESMEDCTVDDFHIQKKSRIIINVYAIGHDPNVWPDPETFIPERFKDSNIDLRGQDFQLIPFGSGRRGCPGLQLGILLVRFVLAQLVHCFNWEPADNIKSTDLDMSETFGLVLSRAKHLKVVPTYRLQE